One window of the Thermodesulfomicrobium sp. WS genome contains the following:
- a CDS encoding TlpA disulfide reductase family protein — MAIITKHSVAGFLVGAITVMLIELIAGSWSAQMLRSDTEARRETAQEAARQAAALKRSEAAARGVIGLNVADLACQFQDLAGKTISCADLRGKVTVLNLFATWCPPCREEMPSLEALWKDGDVAVYCVSEEDPADIARHPVAKNLRMPLYAFLGNVPEPLKATTLPLTYILDSKGRIVYAHVGGADWNHPEVRQMLAAVARMP, encoded by the coding sequence ATGGCCATCATCACCAAACATTCGGTTGCCGGTTTTTTGGTCGGCGCCATCACCGTGATGCTCATTGAGCTTATAGCCGGCTCCTGGTCCGCCCAGATGCTGCGAAGCGATACTGAAGCCCGGCGAGAAACGGCCCAGGAGGCCGCCCGCCAGGCCGCGGCCCTCAAGCGCTCGGAAGCAGCCGCCCGCGGGGTCATCGGCCTCAATGTGGCGGACCTTGCCTGCCAATTCCAAGATCTTGCCGGGAAAACCATCTCCTGCGCCGACCTGCGCGGGAAGGTCACCGTGCTCAACCTCTTTGCCACATGGTGCCCGCCCTGCCGCGAGGAAATGCCCTCCCTCGAGGCACTCTGGAAGGACGGTGACGTTGCGGTCTACTGTGTGAGCGAAGAGGACCCGGCAGACATCGCCCGCCATCCTGTGGCCAAGAACCTGCGCATGCCCCTGTACGCCTTTTTGGGGAACGTGCCGGAGCCGCTCAAGGCCACAACCCTGCCGCTGACCTATATTTTGGATAGCAAAGGCCGCATCGTGTACGCGCACGTCGGCGGCGCGGACTGGAACCATCCGGAGGTGCGCCAGATGCTCGCCGCCGTGGCCCGCATGCCCTAA
- a CDS encoding sigma-54 dependent transcriptional regulator — protein MAVVLIVDDDIQVRETLDSLARRMGHQCFHAATLAEGRQALQDHPVDVVFLDVCLPDGNGLDILAHVRAASQPPEVIILTGQGDPDGAELAIQSGVWDYLIKPSPLKQIRLSLNRALAYREEKIAKAAPQLDLSGLVGESLLVRESCACVAQASRTDATVLITGETGTGKELLARIIHRNSLRASGQFVVVDCAALTETLLESILFGHAKGAFTGAERDRVGLVQLADKGTLFLDEIGELPLSAQKVFLRVLQERTFRPVGSTQEMRSDFRLICATNRNLETMVARGQFRQDLFYRINTVHVSLPPLRHRGEDVIILAQYHLERLCRQRNIPVKTMDASFVDMLLRYDWPGNVRELFNTVEQSFVMAGAESVVYARHLPAAVRIRVTRSRIQERAAEEDAPPSRTGQGLPSLREWKRRAERDYLVRLLEAHGRDIGRLQAVSGLSRSHLYAVLKKHNLDLPPA, from the coding sequence ATGGCGGTAGTGCTGATCGTCGACGATGACATCCAGGTGCGTGAGACCCTCGACAGCCTGGCGCGGCGCATGGGGCACCAATGCTTCCATGCCGCCACCTTGGCCGAAGGACGGCAGGCGTTGCAAGACCATCCGGTGGACGTGGTGTTTCTCGATGTGTGCCTGCCCGATGGCAATGGCTTGGATATCTTGGCGCATGTGCGCGCCGCGTCGCAACCACCCGAGGTCATCATCCTCACCGGCCAAGGCGACCCGGACGGCGCGGAGCTGGCCATTCAGAGCGGGGTGTGGGACTACCTCATCAAGCCCTCGCCGCTCAAGCAGATCCGCCTCTCCCTCAACCGCGCCTTGGCGTACCGGGAAGAGAAGATCGCCAAGGCGGCGCCGCAGCTGGACCTTTCGGGCCTGGTGGGCGAAAGCCTCTTGGTGCGGGAAAGCTGCGCCTGCGTCGCCCAGGCCAGCCGCACCGATGCCACGGTGCTCATTACCGGCGAGACCGGCACCGGCAAGGAGCTCCTTGCCCGCATCATCCACCGCAACAGCCTGCGCGCCAGCGGCCAGTTCGTGGTGGTGGACTGCGCCGCGCTTACGGAAACGCTTCTCGAAAGCATCCTCTTTGGCCACGCCAAGGGGGCCTTTACCGGCGCGGAGCGGGATCGGGTGGGCCTGGTGCAGCTGGCGGACAAGGGGACGCTGTTTCTGGATGAGATCGGCGAGCTTCCCCTGTCGGCCCAGAAGGTCTTTTTGCGGGTGCTCCAGGAGCGCACCTTCCGGCCGGTGGGTTCGACCCAGGAGATGCGCAGTGACTTTCGTCTCATCTGCGCCACCAACCGCAATCTGGAGACCATGGTGGCGCGGGGGCAGTTCCGGCAGGACCTCTTCTACCGCATCAATACCGTGCATGTGAGTTTGCCGCCGCTGCGCCACCGCGGCGAGGACGTGATCATCCTCGCCCAGTACCACCTGGAGCGCCTGTGTCGGCAGCGCAACATTCCCGTCAAGACCATGGACGCGAGCTTCGTGGACATGCTGCTGCGCTACGATTGGCCCGGTAACGTGCGCGAGCTCTTCAATACCGTGGAGCAGTCCTTTGTGATGGCCGGGGCTGAGTCCGTGGTGTACGCCCGCCACCTGCCGGCGGCAGTGCGTATCCGCGTGACGCGCTCCCGCATCCAGGAGCGCGCGGCCGAGGAGGATGCGCCCCCTTCGCGGACCGGGCAGGGGCTGCCTTCCCTCAGGGAATGGAAGCGCCGCGCCGAGCGCGACTATTTGGTGCGCCTGCTTGAGGCCCATGGCCGGGATATCGGCCGGCTCCAGGCCGTCTCGGGGCTGTCGCGCTCCCACCTCTATGCGGTGCTGAAGAAGCACAACCTGGATTTGCCGCCCGCTTAA
- a CDS encoding valine--tRNA ligase: MSTTELAKGYEPAGVEARWRAFWEESRAFTPDVERACSAKASNYSIVIPPPNVTGALHMGHALNITLQDILCRHMRQRGKNVLWIPGTDHAGIATQNVVERRLLAEGVRREDLGREEFVRRVWQWKEEYGGRILNQIRRLGASVDWTRERFTMDEGLSQAVREVFVRLYEEGLVYRGKYLVNWCPRCHTALADDEVEYAPARSTLYHLRYPLAEGDGFVTIATVRPETMLGDTAVAVHPEDERYQHLIGKKVRLPLVDRLIPIIADAYVDPEFGTGCLKVTPGHDMNDWELGRKHGLEIVSVIDDHGRMNASVPEAYQGLSAQECRARVVEDLRAMGLVAAQEPYENKVSQCYRCKTVIEPYVSEQWFVAVKPLAAKARAAVEDGRTQIFPESWTKTYFHWLDNIRDWCISRQLWWGHRIPVWTCAACGEVIVSREDPTACRCGSTDLQQDEDVLDTWFSSALWPFSTMGWPEKTPELTAFYPTSILVTGFDILFFWVARMMMMGLHFMNEVPFHDVYIHALVRDEHGKKMSKSTGNVIDPLEMIDKYGCDALRFTLASFAAMGRDIKLSEARIEGYRHFINKIWNAARFTLMHVDGTEPEFAPDKSLSLPHRWILHRLEILKKEFCEHIDAYRFNDAAQSIYTFIWHEFCDWYLELIKPELQSDDAQVRGMARSCLRQVLAETLMVAHPLIPFVTQEIWSALPVFDMEDLALRPYPEARPQCLDSEAQAQMTLVQGVITAVRTIRAELGIAPAAWLSVLVRAEGADAALIEAQERAIQTLARVRDVTVDAAVVPPKVCASAVVAGCEVFVPLSGVVDFAAEIARLTKELAKLEKELAAVTKKLANAAFRANAPAEVVAKEEAKAAEWSAKQEALLAMRQRLETFAQEEG; the protein is encoded by the coding sequence ATGTCCACCACAGAGCTTGCCAAGGGCTACGAGCCTGCTGGCGTGGAAGCGCGCTGGCGCGCCTTTTGGGAGGAGTCGCGCGCCTTTACTCCAGACGTGGAGCGCGCGTGCTCCGCGAAAGCATCCAATTATTCCATCGTCATCCCGCCGCCCAACGTCACGGGGGCCCTGCATATGGGCCATGCCCTCAATATCACGCTGCAGGACATCCTCTGCCGCCACATGCGTCAGCGAGGAAAAAACGTGCTCTGGATTCCCGGCACGGACCACGCCGGCATCGCCACGCAGAACGTGGTGGAGCGGCGTCTGCTCGCTGAAGGCGTGCGCCGCGAAGACCTGGGACGGGAGGAATTCGTGCGCCGGGTGTGGCAGTGGAAGGAGGAGTACGGCGGCCGTATCCTCAACCAGATCCGTCGCCTTGGCGCGAGCGTGGACTGGACGCGGGAGCGCTTCACCATGGACGAGGGGCTTTCCCAGGCCGTGCGCGAGGTCTTCGTGCGCCTCTACGAGGAAGGTCTGGTGTATCGAGGCAAATATTTGGTCAATTGGTGTCCGCGCTGCCATACCGCCCTGGCCGATGACGAAGTGGAATACGCGCCAGCCCGGTCCACCCTGTACCATCTCCGCTATCCCTTGGCTGAAGGCGACGGCTTTGTGACCATCGCCACGGTGCGGCCGGAGACCATGCTCGGCGACACGGCCGTGGCCGTGCACCCAGAGGATGAACGCTACCAGCACCTGATCGGCAAAAAGGTGCGCCTGCCGCTGGTGGACCGCCTGATCCCCATCATCGCCGACGCCTACGTGGACCCGGAATTCGGGACCGGGTGCCTCAAGGTCACACCAGGCCATGACATGAACGACTGGGAACTCGGCCGCAAGCACGGCCTGGAGATCGTGAGCGTCATCGACGATCATGGCCGCATGAACGCTAGTGTCCCTGAGGCCTATCAGGGGCTTTCCGCCCAGGAGTGCCGGGCGCGGGTGGTGGAAGACTTGCGGGCCATGGGCCTGGTGGCCGCCCAAGAGCCTTACGAAAACAAGGTGTCGCAATGCTATCGGTGCAAGACGGTCATTGAGCCGTACGTGTCCGAGCAATGGTTCGTGGCGGTGAAGCCGCTTGCCGCCAAGGCGCGGGCCGCGGTGGAAGACGGCCGCACCCAGATCTTTCCCGAGTCCTGGACCAAGACGTATTTCCATTGGCTGGACAATATTCGCGATTGGTGCATCTCGCGCCAATTGTGGTGGGGACACCGCATCCCGGTATGGACGTGCGCGGCGTGCGGCGAGGTCATCGTATCCCGGGAAGACCCCACGGCCTGCCGCTGCGGCAGCACGGACTTGCAGCAGGACGAGGACGTGCTCGACACCTGGTTCTCTTCGGCTTTGTGGCCGTTTTCCACCATGGGCTGGCCGGAGAAGACCCCGGAGCTTACCGCGTTCTACCCCACCTCCATTTTGGTCACTGGCTTTGACATCCTCTTTTTCTGGGTGGCGCGGATGATGATGATGGGACTGCACTTCATGAATGAAGTGCCGTTCCATGACGTCTATATCCATGCCTTGGTGCGCGATGAGCATGGCAAGAAGATGTCTAAGTCCACGGGCAATGTCATCGATCCCTTGGAGATGATCGACAAATACGGGTGCGACGCCCTGCGGTTCACCTTGGCGTCTTTTGCGGCCATGGGGCGTGACATCAAGCTTTCCGAAGCGCGCATCGAAGGCTACCGGCACTTCATCAATAAAATATGGAACGCCGCCCGGTTCACCTTGATGCATGTGGACGGGACGGAGCCAGAATTTGCCCCGGACAAGTCACTTTCTTTGCCGCATCGATGGATTTTGCATCGACTGGAGATACTCAAGAAAGAGTTTTGCGAGCATATCGATGCATACCGGTTCAATGATGCGGCCCAGAGCATCTACACGTTTATCTGGCATGAGTTCTGTGATTGGTACCTGGAGCTCATCAAGCCGGAGTTGCAATCCGACGACGCGCAAGTTCGCGGCATGGCCCGTTCCTGCCTGCGGCAGGTGCTTGCTGAGACCCTGATGGTGGCGCATCCGCTCATCCCCTTTGTCACCCAGGAGATCTGGAGCGCTCTGCCTGTGTTCGACATGGAAGACTTGGCCCTGCGTCCCTATCCCGAGGCTCGGCCGCAGTGTCTGGACTCAGAGGCGCAGGCGCAGATGACCCTGGTGCAAGGGGTGATTACTGCGGTGCGCACCATCCGGGCCGAGCTCGGCATTGCGCCGGCGGCCTGGCTTTCGGTGTTGGTGCGGGCTGAGGGCGCGGATGCGGCGCTCATTGAGGCGCAGGAGCGCGCCATCCAGACCTTGGCCCGGGTACGAGACGTGACCGTGGACGCCGCTGTGGTCCCGCCCAAGGTGTGCGCCTCGGCGGTGGTGGCGGGGTGTGAGGTCTTCGTGCCTTTGTCCGGGGTGGTGGACTTTGCCGCGGAAATCGCTCGTCTGACCAAGGAACTCGCCAAGCTGGAAAAAGAGCTCGCTGCCGTGACCAAGAAACTTGCCAACGCGGCGTTTCGGGCCAACGCCCCGGCAGAGGTGGTGGCCAAGGAAGAAGCCAAGGCCGCGGAATGGAGCGCCAAGCAGGAAGCCCTGCTGGCCATGCGGCAGCGTCTGGAAACTTTTGCCCAGGAGGAAGGCTGA
- a CDS encoding pseudouridine synthase: MPLRSMASVMEALRLNRFLAAAGAASRRGADELIFAGRVMVNGDVCREPGRRVLPADTVTLDGRPLELPQQHVVIVLHKPVGVVTTARDPQGRPTVLDLLPPELTSRRLFPVGRLDVMSEGLLLLTTDGDLALRLTHPRFEHSKRYQVLVRGKVPAAALETMRHGMRLAEGERLRPVEVSAQRQGPNTLLTMTLRQGVNRQIRRMCRDLGLVILRLRRVGVDAVRLGDLPPGSWRHLSADEIAALVSPNSSTRK, translated from the coding sequence ATGCCGCTGCGCTCTATGGCTTCGGTCATGGAAGCACTGCGCCTCAACCGTTTCTTGGCCGCCGCCGGGGCAGCTTCCCGCAGGGGGGCGGACGAGCTCATCTTTGCCGGCCGGGTGATGGTCAACGGCGACGTCTGCCGCGAGCCGGGCCGGCGGGTTTTGCCCGCCGACACCGTCACCCTTGATGGTCGGCCGTTGGAGCTGCCGCAACAGCACGTGGTCATCGTACTCCACAAGCCCGTGGGGGTGGTCACCACAGCCCGCGATCCCCAGGGTCGGCCCACGGTCCTCGATCTTCTGCCGCCGGAGCTCACCTCCCGCCGCCTCTTTCCCGTGGGCCGACTGGACGTCATGTCCGAGGGGCTGCTGCTGCTCACCACCGACGGTGATCTTGCCCTGCGCCTCACCCACCCCCGCTTCGAGCATTCCAAACGCTACCAAGTGCTGGTGCGCGGCAAGGTCCCTGCCGCCGCCCTGGAGACCATGCGCCACGGCATGCGCCTGGCCGAGGGAGAGCGCCTGCGTCCGGTGGAGGTCTCTGCCCAACGCCAAGGCCCCAATACCCTCCTCACCATGACCCTGCGCCAGGGGGTCAACCGCCAGATCCGCCGCATGTGCCGAGACCTTGGGCTTGTCATCCTGCGCCTTCGGCGAGTAGGAGTAGACGCCGTGCGCCTCGGGGACTTACCGCCCGGCTCCTGGCGCCATTTGAGTGCCGACGAAATCGCTGCCCTGGTCTCACCCAACAGTTCCACGAGGAAGTAA
- a CDS encoding NUDIX domain-containing protein codes for MDGRVKYSIECWLYHPRSGRFLLLLCPATSVHGEYWQPVTGGRLPHEDPRAACVREVEEETGVVLSPESLHEVLEEFCFCIPETQVELRKPVYLAAVESTAVRVSSEHLDAAWFAPDEVPRLLGWDSYRQTFAVVREAAAQRLADTP; via the coding sequence ATGGATGGTCGCGTCAAATACAGTATTGAATGTTGGCTCTATCATCCCCGTTCGGGCCGGTTCTTGCTGCTCTTGTGCCCTGCCACCTCCGTGCACGGCGAGTACTGGCAGCCGGTCACCGGAGGCAGGCTCCCCCATGAAGATCCCCGGGCCGCCTGCGTGCGGGAGGTGGAGGAGGAGACCGGAGTGGTTTTGTCTCCGGAGTCTCTGCACGAGGTGCTCGAAGAATTTTGCTTCTGCATCCCGGAAACCCAGGTAGAGCTGCGCAAGCCCGTGTACCTCGCGGCCGTGGAGAGCACTGCAGTGCGCGTCTCGTCCGAACACCTGGACGCCGCCTGGTTTGCGCCGGACGAGGTGCCTCGGCTTTTGGGCTGGGATTCTTACCGCCAGACCTTTGCCGTGGTGCGCGAGGCGGCGGCGCAGCGCTTGGCCGACACGCCTTAG
- a CDS encoding ECF transporter S component, with protein sequence MTNARILTLTLTILVCLTTLFVRVPLPSRGYFNVGDVAVIFAGFVLGTVARRRPLWWGALAAGLGSAAADVFGGFALFAPLTLIAKGLEGALAALAAQQSGRLRWLWASLGGGAMVAAYFAGEALMPSIGLQGALAEVIPNLIQAVGGVVLGVMAFALVERTGWLRPDPDEDRS encoded by the coding sequence ATGACCAATGCCCGTATTCTCACCCTCACCCTGACGATCCTCGTGTGCTTGACCACGCTCTTCGTGCGGGTGCCGCTGCCCAGCCGCGGATACTTCAACGTGGGCGACGTGGCGGTGATCTTCGCCGGATTCGTCTTGGGAACCGTGGCCCGACGGCGGCCGCTGTGGTGGGGGGCGCTGGCCGCAGGACTCGGATCGGCCGCGGCCGACGTGTTCGGCGGCTTTGCCCTGTTTGCGCCCCTCACCCTGATCGCCAAGGGGCTGGAAGGAGCGCTGGCCGCCCTGGCCGCCCAGCAGAGCGGACGCCTGCGCTGGCTCTGGGCGAGCCTGGGCGGCGGCGCCATGGTGGCGGCCTATTTTGCGGGAGAAGCCTTGATGCCCAGCATCGGGCTCCAAGGGGCGCTGGCGGAAGTCATCCCCAACCTCATCCAGGCCGTGGGCGGCGTGGTCCTGGGCGTCATGGCCTTTGCTCTGGTGGAGCGCACCGGCTGGCTGCGCCCCGACCCCGACGAAGACCGCTCCTAA
- a CDS encoding pyridoxal phosphate-dependent aminotransferase produces the protein MRRTIEHVGWGQLTYEIRAIVAVAQELRAMGVPITWENIGDPIEKGEKLPEWMKTIIADLTLEDRSYGYCATQGVLETREFLAQMVNERGSYQVTADDIILFNGLGDAVAKIFGFLRREARVIGPSPAYSTHSSAEAAHSGYDHLTYELDPDNGWMPDLQDLENKVRYNDSIAGILFINPDNPTGAVYPCSVIEHIVDIARRYDIFVIADEIYANIVYEGEETCALSQAIGEVPGMALRGISKEYPWPGARCGWIEVYNKDKNPEFKAYIRSLLNAKMLEVCSTTLPQLSIPKIMGDPRYPAHLEARRRMFAQRAQEAWEAFQNIPGVRVIKPQGAFYMSVLFDDGVLNDRQTLPIANAEARKYVERIVQGVPADKRFVYYLLGATGICVVPLTGFCCNRKGFRVTLLECDDAKRRWTWQSIAQSITQYLASA, from the coding sequence ATGCGACGGACTATTGAACACGTCGGCTGGGGACAGCTGACGTATGAAATTCGGGCCATCGTGGCCGTAGCCCAGGAACTGCGGGCCATGGGGGTCCCCATTACGTGGGAAAATATTGGGGATCCCATTGAAAAGGGGGAAAAGCTGCCCGAGTGGATGAAGACCATCATCGCGGACTTGACCTTGGAGGATCGCTCCTATGGCTACTGCGCCACCCAAGGCGTGCTGGAGACACGGGAATTTCTCGCCCAAATGGTCAACGAGCGCGGCAGCTACCAGGTCACGGCCGACGATATCATCCTGTTCAATGGTTTGGGCGACGCCGTGGCCAAGATTTTTGGGTTTTTGCGCCGCGAGGCGCGGGTCATCGGCCCGTCGCCGGCATACTCCACCCATTCCTCGGCCGAGGCTGCTCATTCGGGCTACGATCACCTTACTTACGAGCTCGATCCGGACAACGGCTGGATGCCGGACTTGCAGGATTTGGAGAACAAGGTCCGCTATAACGACTCCATTGCCGGGATCCTGTTCATCAACCCCGACAATCCCACGGGCGCGGTGTATCCGTGTTCGGTCATCGAACACATCGTGGATATTGCCCGGCGCTATGACATCTTCGTCATTGCCGATGAGATCTACGCCAATATCGTCTACGAGGGAGAGGAAACCTGTGCCCTTTCCCAAGCCATTGGCGAGGTGCCGGGCATGGCGCTGCGGGGGATCTCCAAGGAATATCCGTGGCCTGGGGCGCGTTGCGGCTGGATCGAGGTCTACAACAAGGACAAGAATCCGGAGTTCAAGGCCTATATCCGCAGCCTGCTCAATGCGAAGATGCTGGAAGTGTGTTCCACCACGCTGCCGCAGCTCTCCATCCCCAAGATCATGGGGGATCCGCGCTATCCTGCCCATCTGGAAGCCCGCCGCCGCATGTTTGCACAGCGGGCGCAGGAAGCGTGGGAGGCATTTCAGAACATCCCTGGGGTGCGGGTCATCAAGCCGCAAGGAGCGTTCTACATGTCCGTGCTGTTTGACGATGGTGTGCTCAACGATCGTCAAACTCTCCCCATTGCCAATGCAGAGGCGCGCAAGTACGTGGAGCGTATTGTGCAGGGGGTGCCTGCGGACAAGCGCTTCGTCTATTATCTCTTGGGTGCGACCGGCATCTGTGTGGTGCCGCTGACCGGGTTTTGCTGTAACCGCAAAGGCTTTCGCGTGACCTTGTTGGAATGTGACGACGCCAAGCGGCGTTGGACATGGCAATCCATCGCGCAATCCATCACGCAGTACTTGGCTTCGGCCTGA
- a CDS encoding dual CXXC motif small (seleno)protein, translated as MLLAVDIGVRTGLARLSPHGEVLWCRSHNLGNVTRLKRAVHAILTQETGLEWLALEGGGRLAEIWAHAGRARGLHVLQCHAQDWRADMLLPRQCRDGRQAKAAARRLAEAALARMGRPHRTALDSDAAEAVLLGIWAMRHLGIAPTEEKPMYFGKRHLETSIPCRDCGGHLTVQRLCREVRLVCPKCHKAFSLAEYYHVLDETVEEFLANTYADRI; from the coding sequence ATGCTTTTGGCCGTGGACATCGGTGTGCGTACCGGGCTTGCCCGGCTGAGCCCCCACGGAGAGGTCCTGTGGTGCCGATCCCATAATTTGGGGAACGTGACCCGCCTCAAGCGGGCGGTGCACGCCATCCTGACCCAGGAGACAGGCCTCGAGTGGCTGGCGCTCGAAGGCGGAGGCCGGTTGGCGGAAATCTGGGCGCATGCCGGGCGCGCCCGGGGGCTGCATGTCCTGCAATGCCATGCCCAGGATTGGCGGGCGGACATGCTCCTGCCCCGGCAGTGCCGGGATGGCCGTCAGGCCAAAGCCGCTGCTCGTCGTTTGGCGGAGGCGGCCCTGGCGCGCATGGGGCGGCCGCACCGCACCGCGCTCGATAGTGATGCCGCAGAGGCCGTGCTCCTTGGGATTTGGGCCATGCGCCATTTGGGGATTGCCCCAACGGAGGAAAAACCCATGTATTTTGGAAAACGCCATCTGGAAACGTCCATACCGTGCCGCGACTGTGGGGGGCACCTCACCGTGCAGCGGCTTTGCCGCGAAGTGCGACTGGTGTGCCCCAAATGCCACAAGGCATTTTCTTTGGCGGAATATTATCACGTCCTGGACGAAACTGTTGAGGAATTTCTTGCCAATACCTATGCTGATCGAATCTGA
- the murI gene encoding glutamate racemase, with protein sequence MTDLPIGVFDSGIGGLTVLRALRKALPSETFLYLGDTARLPYGTKSRETVVRYAVQSTRALWERGIKLLVVACNTASAAALDALRAAYPGLPVVGVVGPGAEAACQASRTGHIAVLATEGTVRGKSYEREILARRPEARVYGQPCQLFVALAEEGWFDGEVTRRTAEAYIRPLLAQAPVDTIVLGCTHFPVLAHAIAAAAGPKVTLVDSAQITARFVTRILEEDRLATSRTTPGAVAFFATDSAERFARVGSLFLGEPIDPNDVTILDL encoded by the coding sequence ATGACGGATCTACCCATTGGGGTGTTCGACTCCGGCATCGGCGGGCTGACGGTGTTGCGCGCCTTGCGGAAGGCTTTGCCTTCCGAGACGTTCCTGTACCTTGGAGATACGGCGCGGCTGCCTTATGGCACCAAGAGCCGGGAGACTGTGGTGCGCTATGCGGTGCAAAGCACCCGTGCCCTGTGGGAGCGCGGAATCAAGCTCCTGGTGGTGGCCTGCAATACCGCCTCGGCAGCGGCCTTGGACGCCCTGCGCGCCGCCTATCCCGGGCTTCCTGTGGTGGGCGTGGTGGGGCCAGGGGCGGAGGCTGCCTGCCAGGCAAGCCGCACCGGACACATCGCGGTCCTCGCCACCGAAGGCACGGTCCGGGGAAAGAGCTATGAGCGGGAGATCCTTGCCCGTCGGCCTGAGGCCAGGGTGTATGGTCAGCCCTGCCAGCTCTTTGTGGCCCTGGCGGAGGAAGGGTGGTTTGACGGCGAGGTGACCCGGCGCACCGCCGAGGCGTACATCCGGCCGCTCCTTGCCCAAGCGCCGGTGGATACCATTGTTTTGGGGTGCACGCATTTTCCGGTACTTGCACACGCCATTGCCGCCGCGGCCGGGCCCAAAGTGACCTTGGTGGACTCGGCCCAGATCACGGCGCGGTTCGTGACCCGGATTTTGGAAGAAGACAGGCTTGCCACGTCCAGGACCACTCCAGGCGCTGTGGCCTTTTTTGCCACGGACAGCGCCGAGCGTTTCGCCCGGGTGGGGAGCCTTTTTCTGGGAGAGCCTATCGACCCAAACGACGTGACCATCCTGGATCTGTGA
- the pcnB gene encoding polynucleotide adenylyltransferase PcnB → MLIESESPTQPRIIPRSEHPISRKNIHPDALKVMYRLVHHGFLAYLVGGSVRDLILGRTPKDFDVGTNATPNQVKRLFKNCFLVGRRFRLAHIRFGEHVVETATFRRTPDVDEDGDVCLVEDNCFGTPEEDALRRDFTINALFYNIKDFSVIDHVGGLEDLHARVVRAIGDPNLRFQEDPVRMLRAVRFASRLGFHIEPATYHAILTHHRQILRAPVPRLFDELLRLFAYGSAEAAFRLLYKTGLLHDLIPEIADFLDHDHGQDSRLWAWLAALDSMAAASPERGTPAVNLAVLLAPAIAWVEERYRRAAETVQHAALVRDLATPVLVRLGAPRWLQDRVILTLQYQKRFDPLARKRFSKRGFLAQAVFPETLAVFEVASRCGHGDEDVLRSWQELAQSAPLPAPRPEKPARQGRRVRRPRRAGVRPA, encoded by the coding sequence ATGCTGATCGAATCTGAGAGTCCCACACAACCGCGGATCATTCCCCGAAGCGAACATCCCATCTCCCGCAAAAACATCCATCCCGACGCCCTCAAAGTGATGTACCGTCTGGTGCATCATGGATTCCTCGCCTATTTGGTGGGCGGGAGCGTGCGGGACTTGATCTTGGGGCGCACCCCCAAAGACTTCGATGTGGGCACCAATGCCACGCCCAATCAGGTCAAGCGGCTGTTCAAGAACTGTTTTCTGGTGGGGCGGCGGTTTCGGCTCGCGCACATCCGTTTTGGCGAGCATGTGGTGGAGACCGCTACCTTTCGGCGTACTCCAGATGTGGATGAAGACGGGGACGTGTGCCTGGTGGAGGACAATTGCTTCGGCACCCCGGAAGAAGACGCCTTGCGCCGGGACTTCACCATCAATGCGCTTTTTTACAACATCAAGGATTTCAGCGTCATCGACCACGTGGGCGGGCTGGAGGACCTCCACGCCCGGGTGGTGCGCGCCATTGGGGACCCTAACCTGCGTTTTCAGGAAGACCCGGTGCGGATGCTGCGGGCCGTGCGCTTTGCCTCGCGGCTCGGCTTTCATATCGAGCCCGCCACCTACCACGCCATCCTGACGCATCACCGGCAGATCCTTCGGGCGCCGGTGCCGCGGCTCTTCGATGAGCTCTTGCGGCTTTTTGCCTATGGCAGCGCCGAGGCGGCCTTCCGCCTGCTCTATAAGACCGGGCTGCTCCATGACCTCATTCCGGAGATCGCGGACTTTCTCGATCACGACCACGGTCAGGATTCGCGCCTGTGGGCATGGCTTGCCGCACTGGATAGCATGGCGGCCGCATCCCCCGAGCGCGGCACCCCGGCCGTCAACTTGGCGGTGCTTTTGGCGCCGGCCATCGCCTGGGTGGAAGAGCGCTATCGTCGCGCTGCAGAGACCGTCCAGCATGCGGCCTTGGTGCGCGATTTGGCCACTCCGGTGCTGGTGCGTCTGGGCGCGCCGCGGTGGCTTCAGGATCGGGTGATCCTGACGCTCCAGTACCAGAAGCGCTTCGATCCCCTGGCGCGCAAACGCTTCTCCAAGCGCGGCTTTTTGGCTCAAGCCGTTTTCCCGGAGACCTTGGCCGTCTTTGAGGTCGCCTCCCGGTGCGGGCACGGGGACGAGGACGTGCTCCGCTCCTGGCAGGAGCTGGCCCAAAGTGCGCCCTTGCCCGCCCCGCGTCCGGAGAAGCCCGCCCGGCAGGGGCGTCGGGTGCGTCGTCCTCGCCGGGCAGGGGTGCGTCCGGCTTAG